The following proteins come from a genomic window of Paracoccus sp. SCSIO 75233:
- a CDS encoding phenylacetate--CoA ligase family protein, with protein MQFGMRFRRQDAADKVNDRFWHTIEGTPLDEVRRIQEERLRDQMAYLKANSTFYQEKFAEAGVDFDDIRTIADLQKLPYTYKTEIRESLAAEPPFGKHRAAPMSDIIQMQASSGTTGSPSYVALTESDAEMWHEMTARCFFANGVRPGDMVLHAFSLAKGFVGGIPVMQGLQYMGAIDVPVGADGGAERLLRACADTRPRCIVGAPNFVLHLAEKAPEVLGCKASELGVEQVIVGGEPGGGIPAIRAKIEAAWGAKCCEMLGGTDLGVTYWAECDEQSGMHMVNMDYIITELLDPDSGRIIPWEKGAEGEMIYTAIGRQASPLVRFRSGDYIEVIDTECACGRTGPKIRCTGRTDDMLIVRGANVFPSAINSVITEMVPDTNGVMRIVADFEGHTTQGALTVIVERGPGRDPADDAALKKKIEQRLRDALVFKADVHLVAADTFEKPGAAKVAFVLREYPNLP; from the coding sequence ATGCAATTTGGAATGCGCTTCAGGCGGCAGGATGCCGCCGACAAGGTAAATGATCGCTTCTGGCACACGATCGAGGGCACACCGCTCGACGAGGTGCGCCGTATTCAGGAAGAGCGGCTGCGCGATCAGATGGCGTATCTCAAGGCGAACTCGACCTTCTATCAGGAAAAGTTCGCCGAGGCCGGTGTGGACTTCGACGATATCCGCACCATCGCAGACCTGCAAAAACTGCCCTATACCTACAAGACCGAGATCCGCGAAAGCCTCGCTGCCGAGCCGCCCTTTGGCAAGCACCGTGCCGCGCCCATGTCGGACATCATCCAGATGCAGGCCTCGTCGGGCACGACCGGCAGCCCCTCATATGTGGCCCTGACAGAATCCGACGCCGAGATGTGGCACGAGATGACAGCGCGCTGCTTCTTTGCCAATGGCGTGCGCCCCGGCGATATGGTGTTGCACGCGTTTTCGCTGGCCAAGGGCTTTGTCGGCGGCATCCCCGTGATGCAGGGGTTGCAGTACATGGGCGCAATCGACGTGCCTGTGGGGGCGGATGGCGGTGCCGAACGGCTGCTGCGTGCCTGCGCGGATACGCGCCCGCGCTGCATCGTTGGTGCTCCGAATTTCGTTCTGCACCTGGCCGAAAAAGCGCCCGAAGTGCTGGGCTGCAAGGCTAGTGAGTTGGGCGTGGAACAGGTCATCGTCGGTGGCGAACCCGGCGGCGGCATCCCTGCTATCCGCGCCAAGATCGAAGCGGCCTGGGGCGCGAAATGCTGTGAGATGCTGGGCGGAACCGATCTGGGCGTGACTTACTGGGCCGAGTGCGACGAACAGTCGGGAATGCATATGGTCAACATGGACTATATCATCACCGAATTGCTCGATCCCGATAGCGGCAGGATCATTCCCTGGGAAAAGGGCGCCGAGGGCGAGATGATCTATACCGCGATCGGCCGCCAGGCGAGCCCGCTCGTGCGGTTCCGGTCAGGCGACTATATCGAGGTCATCGACACCGAATGCGCCTGCGGGCGCACCGGCCCCAAGATCCGCTGCACCGGTCGCACCGACGACATGCTGATCGTGCGCGGGGCCAATGTATTCCCGTCCGCCATCAACAGCGTAATCACCGAGATGGTGCCAGACACCAATGGCGTCATGCGGATCGTCGCTGATTTCGAGGGCCACACCACGCAGGGCGCGCTGACGGTGATTGTCGAACGCGGCCCCGGTCGTGATCCGGCCGATGACGCCGCCCTCAAGAAGAAGATCGAGCAACGCCTGCGCGACGCGCTTGTCTTCAAGGCCGACGTTCACCTGGTGGCGGCTGACACTTTCGAAAAACCCGGCGCCGCCAAGGTCGCCTTTGTTCTCAGGGAATATCCGAACCTGCCATGA
- a CDS encoding acyl-CoA carboxylase subunit beta, giving the protein MTKMKSLLDTGSDDFRANDAHYREKLSDLHALRLLQRVGGPKKARDRHVEKGKILPRERIERLIDPGTPFLELGELAGLNKYNGVPPGAGIITGIGVIEGRQCMIIANDATVKGGTYFGMTSRKHVRAQKIAWKNRLPVITLVDSGGAFLPDQENIFPDEGQFGSIFHQQVGMSGDGVPQIAVVMGPCTAGGAYIPALCDEVVIVRGQGFMYLGGPELTFAATGEKVEAEELGGGKMHSSVSGVTDHLAEDDAHALAITREIVSHLGEKPQPRKTPEAPRAPAYPVEEIYGLISRDPKVPTDNREIVARLVDESDFHEFKPLYGDTIMTGWGRIHGHEVGILANTGVLFVEAALKATHFINLCVQRDIPLLFLADVNGFMVGREVEQMGIAKAGAKMITAMSSARVPKFTIITGGSYGAGYLAMLGRPFQPDAMFAWPTGRSAIMGPEQAASVLAQVRAQINEREGRNWTAEEEEAFKAPIREEYEDFQGAYNFASNLWIDSVIEPCETRDVMALMLDVTSRRPKVETNFGVFRM; this is encoded by the coding sequence ATGACCAAAATGAAATCCCTGCTTGATACCGGGTCCGACGACTTTCGGGCAAATGACGCACACTACCGTGAAAAACTCTCCGATCTGCACGCGCTGCGGCTGCTGCAACGTGTCGGCGGCCCCAAAAAGGCGCGCGACCGGCATGTGGAGAAGGGCAAGATCCTGCCGCGGGAACGGATTGAACGCCTGATCGACCCGGGCACACCATTTCTGGAACTCGGAGAACTTGCCGGGTTGAACAAATACAATGGCGTGCCGCCGGGCGCGGGCATCATCACCGGGATCGGTGTGATCGAGGGCCGTCAATGCATGATCATCGCCAATGATGCCACGGTAAAGGGCGGCACCTATTTCGGCATGACATCGCGCAAACATGTGCGGGCGCAGAAGATCGCATGGAAGAACCGTCTGCCCGTTATCACCCTCGTGGACTCCGGCGGCGCCTTCCTGCCGGATCAGGAAAACATCTTTCCCGACGAAGGCCAGTTCGGGTCCATCTTTCACCAACAGGTTGGCATGTCCGGCGATGGTGTGCCGCAAATCGCCGTGGTCATGGGGCCCTGCACTGCGGGTGGTGCCTATATCCCCGCGCTCTGTGACGAAGTGGTGATCGTGCGCGGTCAGGGCTTTATGTATCTGGGCGGACCGGAATTGACCTTTGCCGCAACCGGCGAAAAGGTCGAAGCCGAAGAACTGGGTGGCGGCAAGATGCATTCGTCCGTCTCCGGCGTGACCGACCATTTGGCTGAAGATGACGCCCATGCTCTGGCCATCACGCGCGAAATTGTCAGCCATCTTGGCGAAAAACCCCAACCCCGCAAGACGCCCGAAGCGCCCCGTGCGCCCGCCTACCCGGTCGAAGAGATTTATGGACTCATCAGCCGCGACCCCAAGGTACCGACCGACAACCGCGAAATCGTGGCTCGGTTGGTCGATGAGAGCGATTTTCACGAATTCAAACCGCTTTATGGCGACACGATCATGACCGGCTGGGGTCGCATCCACGGCCACGAGGTCGGTATTCTCGCCAATACAGGTGTGCTTTTCGTCGAAGCCGCGCTGAAGGCCACGCATTTCATCAATCTCTGCGTGCAGCGTGATATTCCGCTGCTGTTCCTGGCCGATGTGAACGGCTTCATGGTCGGGCGCGAGGTCGAGCAGATGGGCATCGCAAAAGCCGGTGCGAAGATGATCACGGCCATGTCTTCGGCCCGGGTGCCGAAATTCACAATCATCACCGGTGGCTCTTACGGGGCCGGATACCTGGCGATGCTGGGCCGCCCGTTCCAGCCGGACGCAATGTTCGCCTGGCCGACGGGACGGTCGGCGATCATGGGGCCGGAACAGGCCGCCAGCGTGCTAGCTCAGGTCCGCGCGCAGATCAACGAACGCGAAGGCAGAAACTGGACCGCCGAGGAGGAGGAGGCCTTCAAGGCACCGATCCGCGAGGAATACGAAGATTTTCAGGGAGCCTATAATTTTGCTTCCAACCTTTGGATCGACAGCGTGATCGAGCCCTGTGAGACCCGTGACGTCATGGCGCTGATGCTAGATGTGACATCGCGCAGACCCAAGGTCGAGACCAACTTCGGCGTGTTCAGGATGTGA
- a CDS encoding biotin carboxylase N-terminal domain-containing protein has translation MKIKTLLIANRGEIACRIARTARASGITPVGIHSQADANALHVREIGKSVCIGGGPASESYLKIDAVIAAAQSVGADAIHPGYGFLAENPDFARAVEAAGMIFMGPTPETLERFGDKASAKEAAVAASVPVISGAEGARSDPEQIAEEVRQMGLPVLLKAVGGGGGRGQRLVTDETTLVEDIEGALREAKSTFGSEGLLLERFLPEARHVEVQIAGDGKGHVVHLFERDCTLQRRHQKVIEEAPAWGLPRTLLDDIARDAVRLGETLDYRGLGTVEFLVAGDEYFFLEVNPRIQVEHPVTEAITGLDLVALHLRIAEGAGLGLVQEDLAINGHAVEARLYAEDPAMQFAPSTGTLTTLSLPSGLRIDSGVEEGDAVTPYYDPMIAKLIVHAPDRETALARLATALDHVAVEGVETNRAFLTALARNHEFERMQVHTRWIDGRLDELTQAPGLTRPDLWKATAAILFVTQSRSDTNANPWTNRDAFTGWRLGLGGDAMEAGQRVTLTDSDEVSEELRVSPVKPGARYTVYSENGEALTLSAREITPGRWRLNEGDTVHLIEARLHAGVIELGTPEGRLVFRPAAPLAFAGGDAAADRAVTSPLTGMIVEIKVSDGQSVAEGDVVAVMESMKLEISIRAAAAGIASHISVSNGDMVDRGQVIAEILPSEE, from the coding sequence GTGAAAATCAAAACGCTTCTGATCGCCAACCGCGGCGAAATTGCCTGCCGGATCGCGCGCACTGCGCGGGCCAGCGGTATCACACCTGTCGGCATACATTCGCAGGCCGACGCCAATGCCCTGCATGTCCGCGAGATCGGCAAATCTGTCTGTATCGGCGGCGGACCGGCCTCCGAAAGTTACCTGAAGATCGACGCGGTGATTGCCGCCGCGCAATCGGTGGGCGCGGATGCGATCCATCCCGGTTACGGCTTTCTGGCCGAAAACCCCGATTTTGCCCGCGCGGTCGAAGCCGCCGGCATGATATTCATGGGGCCGACGCCGGAAACGCTGGAACGTTTCGGCGACAAGGCCAGCGCCAAAGAGGCCGCCGTGGCGGCCAGCGTCCCGGTGATTTCGGGCGCCGAAGGTGCGCGGTCCGATCCCGAGCAGATTGCCGAGGAGGTGCGCCAAATGGGCCTGCCGGTGCTGCTCAAGGCTGTCGGCGGCGGTGGTGGGCGAGGGCAACGGCTCGTCACCGACGAAACCACGCTGGTCGAGGACATCGAAGGCGCGCTGCGCGAAGCAAAATCCACCTTCGGTTCCGAAGGGCTGCTGTTGGAGCGTTTCCTGCCCGAGGCGCGCCATGTCGAAGTGCAGATCGCAGGTGACGGCAAGGGCCATGTGGTGCACCTGTTCGAACGCGATTGCACGCTTCAGCGCCGTCACCAGAAGGTCATCGAGGAAGCCCCGGCCTGGGGATTGCCGCGCACGCTTCTGGACGACATCGCGCGCGACGCGGTGCGCCTCGGTGAAACGCTGGACTATCGCGGGCTGGGCACGGTCGAATTTCTGGTCGCGGGGGACGAATATTTCTTTCTTGAGGTGAACCCGCGCATTCAGGTGGAACATCCCGTCACCGAAGCGATCACCGGGCTGGACCTTGTCGCGCTTCACCTGCGCATTGCCGAAGGCGCGGGCCTCGGGCTGGTGCAGGAGGATCTGGCGATCAACGGCCATGCGGTCGAGGCACGGCTATACGCCGAAGATCCGGCGATGCAATTCGCCCCGTCGACGGGTACGCTCACCACGCTCAGCCTGCCATCGGGCCTGCGTATCGACAGCGGCGTCGAGGAAGGCGATGCCGTCACGCCCTACTACGACCCGATGATCGCCAAGCTGATCGTGCACGCGCCCGACCGGGAAACCGCATTGGCACGTCTGGCCACGGCGCTTGATCATGTCGCGGTCGAAGGTGTCGAAACCAATCGCGCCTTTTTGACGGCGCTGGCGCGAAACCATGAATTCGAACGGATGCAGGTGCATACCCGCTGGATCGACGGCAGGCTGGATGAGCTGACACAGGCACCCGGCCTGACCCGCCCCGATCTGTGGAAAGCAACCGCTGCCATTCTCTTCGTGACCCAGTCGCGCAGCGACACAAACGCCAATCCCTGGACCAACCGTGATGCCTTTACCGGCTGGCGGCTTGGACTGGGCGGCGATGCGATGGAAGCGGGGCAGCGCGTGACGCTTACCGATTCTGACGAGGTATCCGAGGAATTGCGCGTCAGTCCTGTCAAACCGGGTGCCAGATACACCGTCTATTCGGAAAACGGCGAGGCGCTGACACTGTCGGCACGCGAAATCACGCCGGGCCGTTGGCGCCTGAACGAGGGCGACACTGTCCACCTGATCGAGGCACGTCTGCATGCCGGCGTGATCGAACTGGGCACGCCCGAAGGCCGCCTGGTTTTCCGCCCCGCCGCGCCCCTTGCCTTTGCCGGCGGCGATGCCGCGGCGGATCGCGCCGTGACCTCTCCGCTGACCGGCATGATTGTCGAAATCAAGGTCTCCGATGGTCAGAGCGTGGCCGAAGGCGACGTGGTTGCGGTCATGGAATCCATGAAACTCGAAATCTCGATCCGGGCGGCCGCGGCCGGGATCGCCAGCCACATATCCGTCTCGAATGGAGACATGGTCGACCGGGGCCAGGTCATCGCCGAGATTCTGCCATCCGAGGAGTGA